The following are from one region of the Pseudomonas putida genome:
- a CDS encoding LysR substrate-binding domain-containing protein yields the protein MRRQLNGQMFVWLHVFACAARHLSFTRCAEELHITPGAVSQQMRQLEERLGYRLFLRRARGVELSAEGQRLAQTVAEAYGSIEAELLRLDAGEIRGTLRLRSIPSFLAKWLTPRLPRFQQRYPDIELRLVAEDSAQALNPGDFDLAIDLNDGSYPGMLSTPLLDEQIFPVCSPTLLRGRPPLHGPADLAHYPLLHDITAWRGSSEYAEWEFYLEGIGAIGLDVRRGHTFNRNHLTIEAAIAGSGVAIARRTLLNDELERGALIVPFGVPIANHKRYVVHYPPGGLNQPGARAVHDWLVEEARVFRELHPLNKD from the coding sequence ATGCGACGACAACTCAATGGCCAGATGTTCGTCTGGCTGCATGTGTTCGCCTGTGCCGCCCGGCACTTGTCCTTCACCCGCTGTGCCGAAGAGCTGCATATCACCCCGGGTGCAGTCAGCCAACAGATGCGCCAGCTGGAAGAACGACTGGGCTACCGGCTGTTCCTGCGCCGGGCACGCGGCGTGGAACTGAGCGCCGAAGGGCAACGCCTGGCGCAGACGGTGGCCGAAGCCTACGGCAGCATCGAAGCCGAACTGCTGCGCCTGGACGCCGGTGAAATCCGCGGCACCTTGCGCCTGCGCTCGATCCCGTCGTTTCTGGCCAAGTGGCTCACACCCCGCCTGCCACGCTTTCAGCAACGCTACCCGGACATCGAGTTGCGGCTGGTGGCCGAAGACAGTGCCCAGGCCCTGAACCCGGGCGATTTCGACCTGGCCATCGACCTGAACGATGGCAGCTACCCCGGCATGCTCTCGACGCCGCTGCTGGATGAACAGATCTTCCCCGTGTGTTCCCCCACCTTGCTGCGCGGGCGCCCACCGCTGCATGGGCCGGCGGACCTGGCACACTACCCGCTGCTGCACGACATCACGGCCTGGCGTGGCAGTTCGGAATATGCCGAATGGGAGTTCTACCTGGAGGGCATCGGCGCCATCGGCCTGGATGTGCGGCGTGGGCACACCTTCAACCGCAACCATCTGACCATCGAGGCGGCGATCGCCGGCAGTGGCGTCGCGATTGCCCGGCGCACCCTGCTCAACGACGAACTGGAGCGCGGTGCGCTGATCGTGCCTTTCGGCGTGCCGATCGCCAATCACAAGCGTTATGTGGTGCATTACCCGCCGGGTGGGCTGAACCAGCCGGGGGCACGGGCGGTGCATGACTGGCTGGTGGAGGAAGCGCGGGTGTTCAGGGAGCTGCACCCGTTGAACAAGGACTAG
- a CDS encoding undecaprenyl-phosphate glucose phosphotransferase, with the protein MVFEPRSSRSLLQRRSSVSNAIQAGLDGIAVTSIAWYLIYDQFGYITSDYVIMLLLLVGALAVIYDHYAIYRTNVGLSIKAFRLFKAWSATFCFLVVMAFLTKQSETYSRLLVVQLFIIGYIAQLFLHFAVRELQKRFTAHARLDNALIIGAGDLANFLYQKISNNPWLGERVLGCVLIGAEEPGGESTEGKQRLPVLGHIAELDDIVARHGIRTVYLVTPLGGSEVINDVYLKLLDKCIAVNWVPDIFSLRLINHSVREIAGIPVLTLSETPLTGMSLFLKNLEDRLLAALILLFASPVLLAVALAIKLDSRGPVFFRQERTGWTGEAFRIWKFRSMHVHQPEAGVIKQAQKNDPRLTRVGAFIRRTSLDELPQLFNVLTGEMSLVGPRPHALQHDTLYSQDIVDYFARHNIKPGMTGLAQVRGFRGETKDIEQMIQRVDSDIEYINNWSLWLDFVILVRTLNAFTGKQAY; encoded by the coding sequence ATGGTTTTCGAACCCAGAAGCAGTCGTTCCTTGCTGCAAAGAAGAAGTAGCGTAAGTAACGCCATTCAGGCCGGTCTCGACGGAATTGCAGTCACCAGTATTGCCTGGTACCTGATCTACGACCAGTTTGGCTACATCACTTCCGATTATGTGATCATGCTGCTGTTGCTGGTTGGCGCACTGGCAGTCATTTACGATCATTACGCGATCTACCGTACCAACGTCGGGCTTTCCATCAAGGCGTTCCGGCTGTTCAAGGCCTGGTCGGCTACCTTTTGCTTCCTGGTGGTCATGGCATTCCTGACCAAGCAGAGCGAAACCTATTCGCGGCTGTTGGTCGTGCAGTTGTTCATCATTGGCTACATTGCCCAGTTGTTCCTGCATTTTGCCGTGCGAGAGTTGCAAAAGCGCTTTACCGCCCATGCACGCCTGGACAACGCCCTGATCATTGGTGCCGGTGACCTGGCCAATTTCCTGTATCAGAAAATCAGCAACAACCCTTGGCTCGGCGAGCGTGTGCTGGGTTGCGTGCTGATCGGGGCCGAGGAGCCGGGGGGCGAAAGCACCGAAGGCAAGCAGCGCCTGCCGGTGCTCGGGCATATTGCCGAGCTCGACGATATCGTGGCCCGCCACGGCATTCGCACGGTGTACCTGGTGACCCCGCTGGGTGGTTCCGAGGTTATCAACGATGTGTATTTGAAGCTGCTCGACAAGTGCATCGCGGTGAACTGGGTGCCGGACATCTTCTCGTTGCGCCTGATCAACCACAGCGTGAGGGAAATCGCCGGCATTCCTGTACTGACCTTGTCGGAAACACCGCTGACGGGCATGAGCCTGTTCCTGAAAAATCTCGAAGACAGGCTATTGGCGGCGCTGATCCTGCTGTTTGCATCGCCGGTGTTGCTGGCCGTTGCGCTGGCGATCAAGCTCGATAGCCGCGGCCCGGTGTTCTTCCGTCAGGAACGTACCGGCTGGACCGGGGAAGCGTTCCGCATCTGGAAGTTCAGGAGCATGCATGTCCACCAGCCGGAAGCGGGCGTGATCAAGCAGGCGCAGAAGAACGACCCGCGGTTGACCCGGGTCGGCGCCTTCATCCGCCGCACCAGCCTGGATGAACTGCCGCAGTTGTTCAATGTACTGACCGGGGAGATGTCGCTGGTTGGGCCGCGGCCGCATGCGTTGCAACATGACACCTTGTATTCGCAGGACATCGTCGACTACTTTGCCCGCCACAACATCAAGCCTGGCATGACCGGCCTGGCGCAAGTGCGCGGGTTCAGGGGCGAAACCAAGGATATCGAGCAGATGATTCAGCGGGTGGACTCGGACATCGAGTACATCAACAACTGGTCGCTATGGCTGGACTTCGTGATTCTGGTGCGCACGCTGAATGCGTTTACCGGCAAGCAGGCGTATTGA
- a CDS encoding WecB/TagA/CpsF family glycosyltransferase, translated as MAEWQKRWNTLVGKLDVVPDAAAAQQLLDRLATPQVPTVLGFVNAHAMNLVVRDGAYHQALSAADVLLRDGSGMAILYRRLGLEPGLNMNGTDFIPRLMAAYRGRRVAFWGTRQPYLDQAAQRSAALYGVLPVSVHDGFASVDSYLQLARELQPELIVLGMGMPRQEAVAARLAATGGPCLIVCGGAILDFLGGKVNRAPEWLRRLGGEWLYRLWREPKRLFMRYVVGNPLFLLRTLRYRRGGQ; from the coding sequence ATGGCAGAGTGGCAGAAACGCTGGAATACCCTGGTCGGCAAGCTCGACGTGGTGCCTGATGCCGCTGCCGCGCAGCAGCTGCTCGACAGGCTTGCCACCCCGCAGGTGCCGACCGTGCTGGGCTTCGTCAATGCCCATGCAATGAACCTGGTGGTACGCGATGGTGCATACCACCAGGCACTGTCTGCTGCCGACGTGCTGCTGCGCGATGGCTCCGGCATGGCGATCCTGTATCGCCGGCTGGGGCTTGAACCCGGGCTCAACATGAATGGTACCGACTTCATTCCCAGGCTCATGGCCGCCTACCGGGGGCGGCGGGTCGCTTTCTGGGGCACTCGGCAACCTTACCTGGACCAGGCCGCGCAGCGCAGCGCTGCCCTGTACGGGGTGCTGCCGGTGTCGGTTCACGATGGCTTTGCCAGCGTCGACAGCTACCTGCAGCTGGCCAGGGAGCTGCAACCGGAGCTGATCGTGCTGGGCATGGGCATGCCCCGGCAGGAGGCAGTGGCGGCGAGGCTGGCGGCCACTGGCGGGCCGTGCCTGATCGTGTGCGGCGGTGCGATCCTGGATTTTCTCGGCGGCAAGGTCAACCGGGCGCCCGAGTGGCTGCGGCGGTTGGGCGGGGAGTGGCTGTACCGGCTGTGGCGCGAGCCCAAGCGTTTGTTCATGCGCTACGTGGTGGGCAACCCGTTGTTCCTGCTGCGCACCTTGCGGTACCGCCGGGGCGGGCAGTGA
- a CDS encoding glycosyltransferase family 2 protein: MMSVLAGLLGVVAALVLLPVLLLLLQVLMACLPARVQPLGSHARPQVAVLVPAHDEASIIRATLASIVPQLRPGDRLLVVADNCTDDTARLAREAGAEVVERHDAQLRGKGYALDFGVRHLAGQPPEVVIVVDADCQVGEWAIERLARRCREVDRPVQALYLMRAPAGAGLKVQVAEFAWRVKNLVRPRGWARLGLPCQLMGAGMAFGWHDLALIDLANGHLVEDVKLGLDLCQQGKPPVFCPEAVVSSQFPAGQQGLASQRTRWEHGHLGLMLADAPRRALVAITQRNSSLLAMTLDLLVPPLALLVLALLGLNLVAWLAYLLFGLAAPAWIALCALALLGLAIVLAWARFCRELIPFSVLLYAPFYVARKVPLYLRFVIKRQVEWVRSKRDEG; the protein is encoded by the coding sequence ATGATGAGTGTATTGGCTGGGTTATTGGGTGTGGTGGCGGCCCTCGTCCTGTTGCCGGTGCTGCTGCTGTTGCTGCAGGTGCTGATGGCCTGCCTGCCGGCGCGTGTTCAGCCCTTGGGCAGCCATGCTCGTCCGCAGGTGGCAGTACTGGTGCCAGCCCATGACGAGGCTTCGATCATTCGTGCCACGCTGGCGAGCATTGTTCCGCAGTTGCGCCCTGGCGACCGCTTGCTGGTGGTGGCGGACAACTGCACGGACGACACTGCGCGGCTGGCGCGCGAGGCTGGTGCCGAAGTGGTGGAACGCCACGACGCACAGTTGCGCGGCAAGGGCTACGCCCTCGACTTTGGCGTGCGCCACCTGGCCGGGCAGCCACCCGAGGTGGTGATCGTGGTGGACGCCGATTGCCAGGTGGGCGAGTGGGCAATCGAGCGTCTGGCGCGGCGCTGCCGTGAGGTCGACCGCCCGGTACAGGCACTGTACCTGATGCGTGCACCGGCTGGGGCTGGGCTTAAGGTGCAGGTTGCCGAGTTCGCCTGGCGGGTAAAGAACCTGGTGCGCCCGCGTGGCTGGGCACGGCTGGGCCTGCCTTGCCAGTTGATGGGCGCGGGCATGGCGTTCGGCTGGCATGACCTGGCCTTGATCGACCTGGCCAACGGGCACCTGGTAGAGGATGTGAAGCTGGGCCTGGACCTGTGCCAACAGGGCAAGCCCCCAGTGTTCTGCCCTGAGGCGGTGGTCAGCAGCCAGTTCCCGGCCGGCCAGCAAGGCCTGGCTAGCCAGCGCACGCGCTGGGAGCATGGGCATCTGGGCTTGATGCTGGCCGATGCGCCCAGGCGTGCGCTGGTCGCAATCACCCAGCGTAACAGCAGCCTGCTGGCCATGACCCTGGACCTGCTGGTGCCGCCCCTGGCGTTGCTGGTACTGGCCCTGCTCGGGCTCAACCTGGTGGCCTGGCTGGCGTACCTGCTGTTCGGCCTGGCGGCACCGGCGTGGATCGCCCTTTGCGCGCTGGCATTGCTGGGCCTTGCCATCGTGCTGGCCTGGGCGCGCTTCTGTCGCGAACTGATCCCGTTTTCCGTGTTGCTGTATGCGCCGTTTTACGTCGCAAGGAAGGTCCCCTTGTATCTGCGGTTTGTGATCAAGCGCCAGGTTGAATGGGTACGTTCGAAACGGGATGAAGGCTGA